In a genomic window of candidate division WOR-1 bacterium RIFOXYB2_FULL_36_35:
- a CDS encoding arsenate reductase — MDKKKVLFICIHNSARSQMAEAFLKKYGGDKFEVESAGLEAGILNPLVVEAMKEVGIDISGNKTKSVFDFYKQGKLYDYVITVCDEASAQRCPIFPGNAVKMNWSFTDPSGFTGTDQEKLAKVRVVRDSIESKIKEWGTV, encoded by the coding sequence ATGGACAAGAAAAAAGTTTTGTTTATATGTATTCATAATTCGGCAAGGAGCCAAATGGCGGAAGCTTTTTTGAAAAAATACGGCGGTGATAAGTTTGAAGTTGAAAGCGCGGGGCTTGAGGCTGGGATACTTAATCCTCTTGTTGTAGAAGCTATGAAAGAGGTTGGAATTGATATTTCAGGCAATAAAACAAAGAGTGTTTTTGATTTTTATAAGCAGGGGAAACTTTACGATTATGTAATTACGGTTTGTGATGAAGCTTCTGCGCAAAGATGTCCTATTTTCCCTGGGAATGCTGTTAAAATGAATTGGAGTTTTACTGATCCGTCGGGTTTTACGGGGACAGATCAAGAAAAGTTGGCAAAGGTGAGGGTTGTGAGGGATTCTATTGAGAGTAAGATTAAGGAGTGGGGTACTGTCTAA